The DNA region CACCCAGATAAGTGATCTTACCTTCACGATCTGGTGCATTTAATGTCAGTTCATCAAATTGCAATGATCTTTTGGTCACTATGGCAGTTGCATTCGGGCACCACCCCAGCCATAACCTTAATTTCTTAAAAGCATTCATTCATTTTCCTCTTTTAATCTCAGTTGATATAACCTACTTAAGAAAGTCCCAAATTTTTAGACGAAATTATTAAAAATAAAATTGTAACAATTCCAATCATAACGGCAATCAATAGTTTTCCCCATCCGATAATTCCCTGAGGATACATATTTTCTGTTCTATCATAGCCAAATACTTTTATTAAAATAGCAATTACTCCGAATAAAATTAGTATAAAAACATAAGAGTAAAGTAGATTTGTTAGACGATATTCATTAATAGACAAAGAACCCGAAAGATAGCTTAATAAAAGTTTGAAACTATATAAAATAAATACTAAAACAACTGACTTTAAATAAAAAAACCAGTAGTTAAAACATTCTGTACGTTTTGTTTTTTGAAGTTCCTTTTTAAAGTAGAATCGATTAATAAAATAATACAGGCAGATAATAAAGAATATGTACACCAATAATCGGCCAGTATTGAATAATTCCTGTGCTACCATCTTGTTCTTCCTCTATTTGATTAACCTATCAAGCCCTATCATCACCGCTGCTCCAATTATCGAAAAGACAACAACGAGTGCCACAAATATCAGGAAAACTCTCCCATCCATTTTTTTCAGATAATCAGGTTCTTCAAATCCCATCCTCTTTGCCAGAACCACAAAAACCAACATAGCTGCTTCAAGAGCTAAGATGCCTTTTATAAAGGGCATCAGAGACAACTGCAATGCATAGTAGCGAATAAGGAGAAAGATGGATGCTACTGCAATGAATAGCATCATCTTAATACCTGTGGGGCGGTTAAGCTCGAATACTTTTCCAAGTTTTAAGGCTATGAATAAAATAATAAGAATCCATATCCTGTGAAGCACAGGGTATTGAAGTGAGAAATAAAGATATACCGCATAAACCACAATCAAGATAGCCAATTCTCTTAATGGTTTGGTATTTCCAAAACGGTATATAATTGGGCTTAGTGTATTCTTCCTATGCCAGACCATGATTACAAAAATGGCAAAGGTTACAATCGGCGCCAGATAAAATGTGGCAGTCAGGTCTGTTTTAATATAACCATACGTGATCAATCCTCCGATGCCAATAAAGGTATAGAAGAGAACTGCAATCGACCTCAATAGTTCTTCCTTAACGATGTAATCCCATTCGAATAACGAACCGAATAACTTCGGAGATGCATCGCCCCCGCTATCTGGCTTATTAGCATAACCTTCTCCAGAAGGGGGCTTGTTGATTTTAGTATCCGCAACAGGACACCAGCCCATAACTTTCCGTATATTTTCGATCAAAGCAGTCATTATTCCCCTCCAATTTTCTTTAACTTTTCAGGAGCAATGTTTTTCAGCATCAAAAAATCATGCTCATTGCGTGGATAAAGAATTATATTCCTTCCCCTGGTGCTAATCCTTATGATCCCTGGATAATGGGATATTCTAATCGCGCCATATATCACATAGATC from Methanosarcinales archaeon includes:
- a CDS encoding DUF1673 family protein, which codes for MTALIENIRKVMGWCPVADTKINKPPSGEGYANKPDSGGDASPKLFGSLFEWDYIVKEELLRSIAVLFYTFIGIGGLITYGYIKTDLTATFYLAPIVTFAIFVIMVWHRKNTLSPIIYRFGNTKPLRELAILIVVYAVYLYFSLQYPVLHRIWILIILFIALKLGKVFELNRPTGIKMMLFIAVASIFLLIRYYALQLSLMPFIKGILALEAAMLVFVVLAKRMGFEEPDYLKKMDGRVFLIFVALVVVFSIIGAAVMIGLDRLIK